In one Actinomyces trachealis genomic region, the following are encoded:
- a CDS encoding alkaline phosphatase family protein produces the protein MSPDGAVPHLRELLGATAVATGLQLVEPALDPLTAATALSQAEATGCATALGLMPEADATPGAVLLLVDGLGLTQLRERRGHAPTLRRLLGEAENAELGGQPGPAAQTCRPSTTAAAITSLGTGALPGTTGMVGYTVLHPGKRPRLTAQTEPSPEQLLGLISWEHTALDPQGWQNVPTIFERLQRAPSAARANKDAATVPLAVAVSPARFSGSGLTKAALRGAHHRGTDRMEDRAGAAARALREGIPLVYLYVGELDHTGHQHGWTSQEWLTQLERLDRVLDELLRRVPRGTRLLLTADHGMIDTNPGHCIDVAHTPPLAEGVAAIAGEPRCLHLYVPNGSSEDAAAVAERWRSELGERALWIGTQAQAAEHLGPLGRRAQEVVGDVVVALAENWVVVDSRVHSAQAMALPGVHGSFTPAEMEIPLLRTIA, from the coding sequence GTGAGCCCGGACGGCGCTGTGCCGCACCTGCGCGAGTTGCTCGGCGCCACCGCTGTCGCCACTGGGCTACAGCTAGTTGAACCCGCCCTTGACCCTTTAACCGCTGCCACTGCGCTCTCACAGGCGGAGGCCACCGGCTGCGCCACAGCGCTAGGACTCATGCCTGAAGCTGACGCCACCCCCGGTGCCGTCCTGCTCCTCGTTGACGGACTAGGCCTGACCCAGCTGCGCGAGCGGCGCGGTCACGCTCCCACCTTGCGCCGCCTCCTTGGTGAGGCGGAGAACGCTGAGCTAGGTGGCCAACCAGGCCCTGCCGCCCAAACATGTCGCCCCTCAACCACTGCCGCAGCCATCACCAGCCTCGGCACCGGCGCCCTGCCTGGCACCACCGGCATGGTCGGTTACACCGTCCTGCATCCAGGCAAGCGTCCCAGGCTAACCGCCCAGACCGAGCCTAGTCCGGAGCAGCTGCTTGGCCTGATCTCCTGGGAGCACACTGCCCTGGACCCACAGGGCTGGCAGAACGTGCCCACGATCTTTGAGCGCCTGCAACGTGCCCCATCTGCCGCCCGCGCCAATAAGGACGCCGCCACCGTTCCGCTGGCTGTGGCCGTCAGTCCCGCCCGTTTCTCCGGCTCCGGCCTCACCAAGGCGGCCTTGCGTGGTGCCCACCACCGAGGCACAGACCGCATGGAGGACCGTGCCGGAGCCGCCGCTCGCGCCCTGCGCGAAGGCATACCCCTAGTCTATCTCTACGTCGGTGAGCTTGACCACACCGGCCACCAGCACGGCTGGACCAGCCAGGAATGGCTCACCCAACTAGAGCGCCTAGACCGTGTGCTTGACGAACTTCTCCGCCGCGTCCCACGCGGCACCCGCCTGCTGCTCACCGCCGACCACGGCATGATTGACACCAACCCCGGCCACTGTATCGACGTCGCGCACACGCCCCCACTAGCCGAGGGCGTGGCCGCCATCGCTGGAGAGCCCCGCTGCCTGCACTTGTACGTGCCCAACGGGAGCAGCGAGGACGCAGCCGCCGTCGCTGAGCGCTGGCGCAGCGAGCTGGGGGAGCGGGCACTGTGGATCGGCACTCAAGCCCAGGCTGCCGAGCACTTGGGGCCCCTGGGAAGGCGCGCCCAGGAAGTTGTTGGTGACGTCGTCGTCGCACTAGCGGAGAACTGGGTGGTGGTGGACAGCCGCGTGCACAGTGCCCAAGCGATGGCCCTACCCGGCGTGCACGGCTCTTTCACCCCTGCGGAGATGGAGATCCCGCTGCTGCGCACCATCGCTTAG
- a CDS encoding DUF5998 family protein, with the protein MVKATGEGKASKSAKVQAKDGAASTPCSQQGSIAWGIFSQEVRRAAFYPDLVLDTLGMVLAGEALQASLVQSETTIEDAVHRHLTVLALTTTRLVIVHVDDVPGEGGHLGAVATSEAVSVSRIHSVSISRAMRDADKNGGQLTEMTIAAAWGAVRRMDFEPAGCPDPNCQADHGLTGVSVPDDIVMRVAAGVEGIDALAKAEAFARALSRVTAQAAGARL; encoded by the coding sequence ATGGTGAAAGCAACAGGCGAAGGCAAGGCATCTAAGTCCGCCAAGGTGCAAGCCAAGGACGGCGCAGCAAGCACACCCTGCTCCCAGCAGGGTTCAATAGCCTGGGGCATCTTCTCTCAGGAGGTGCGGCGCGCCGCCTTCTACCCCGACCTGGTCCTAGACACCCTGGGCATGGTGCTCGCAGGCGAGGCCCTCCAAGCCAGCCTGGTCCAGTCAGAGACCACCATCGAGGATGCTGTCCATCGCCACCTCACAGTCCTGGCCCTCACCACCACCCGGCTCGTTATCGTGCATGTCGACGATGTCCCCGGGGAAGGTGGGCACCTCGGCGCCGTCGCCACCAGTGAGGCCGTGTCCGTCTCCCGCATCCACTCAGTTTCCATCAGCAGGGCCATGCGCGACGCTGATAAGAACGGCGGCCAGCTTACTGAGATGACCATCGCTGCCGCCTGGGGTGCCGTGCGCCGGATGGACTTTGAGCCTGCAGGCTGCCCCGACCCCAACTGCCAGGCCGACCACGGCCTGACCGGAGTCTCTGTCCCAGATGACATCGTCATGCGCGTGGCCGCAGGCGTGGAAGGTATCGACGCCCTAGCCAAGGCTGAAGCCTTTGCGCGGGCCCTTTCGCGCGTCACCGCCCAAGCAGCCGGGGCCAGACTGTGA
- a CDS encoding DNA gyrase/topoisomerase IV subunit A, translated as MSQKSTTAAPPPVDGEIVEQDLSTEMRNSYLEYAYSVIYARALPDARDGLKPVQRRILFQMDRMGLRPDKPHVKSSRVVGDVMGRLHPHGDVAIYEALVRLAQPFTLRLPLVDGHGNFGSLDDGPAASRYTEARLAAPALALTADIDEDTVDFSPNYDYTLTEPDVLPAAFPNLLVNGTYGIAVGMATNMPPHNLVEVVAAARHLISHPQATLEDLMAFVPGPDLPTGGMIVGLDGVREAYRTGRGVFKTRATARIENVTARKKGIVVTELPYLVGPEKVIAKIKEAVSAKKLQGITDVADLTDRKNGTRLVIGVKNGYNPEAVLAQLYKYTPLEDSFGINNVCLVDGRPSTLGLRDLLDVFVRHRLVVVERRTRFRLGKRKERQHLVAGLLVAIVNIDEVIQLIRSSEDAATARTRLMQVFDLTDPQVTYILELQLRRLTKFSVIELEKEHEELAKEITELEAILTDDTLLRRVVSGELAEVAERFGTPRRTVLLEAPGASAGALVDNLGAPTGAGAGASQAALQAAVTAMASATDVPLTIPDTPCRVLLSATSLLARTTGDEPVPRTGSRQSHDALVSQVPATARGQVGAVTDAGRLVRLDVVQMPEVPRLEGAPSLAGGTPAGLLVDLAPGEKVVGIVPIGDGVTTPVTLATEQGVIKRVKPGDEPARGDSWEIISLADGDHLIFAGTSADTDLLVLVTSDAQLLRFEAAKVRPQGRAAGGMAGIALHEGARVIAAASVPDELLAEAVVVTVAASEGALPGMNSGSVKVSPLDRYPAKGRATGGVRAQRFLRGEDELVLAWVGVGPARAVGADGQGVKLPPVDERRDGSGTPLSAPVAAIG; from the coding sequence ATGTCGCAAAAGTCCACGACCGCCGCCCCGCCACCCGTAGACGGTGAGATCGTCGAGCAGGACCTGTCCACCGAGATGCGCAACTCCTACCTGGAGTACGCCTACTCGGTCATCTACGCCCGCGCCCTGCCGGACGCCCGCGACGGCCTCAAGCCCGTCCAACGGCGCATCCTCTTCCAGATGGACCGCATGGGGCTGCGGCCGGACAAGCCCCATGTGAAGTCCTCCCGCGTCGTCGGCGACGTCATGGGCCGCCTGCACCCCCACGGCGACGTCGCCATCTACGAGGCCCTGGTCCGCCTGGCCCAACCCTTCACCCTGCGCCTGCCGCTCGTCGACGGTCACGGCAACTTCGGTTCCCTCGACGACGGCCCGGCCGCCTCCCGCTACACCGAGGCCCGCCTGGCCGCCCCCGCCCTGGCGCTGACCGCGGACATCGACGAGGACACCGTCGACTTCTCCCCCAACTACGACTACACGCTCACCGAGCCCGACGTCCTGCCCGCCGCCTTCCCCAACCTCCTGGTCAACGGCACCTACGGCATCGCCGTCGGCATGGCCACCAATATGCCGCCCCACAACCTGGTGGAGGTGGTGGCCGCTGCCCGGCACCTGATTTCCCACCCGCAGGCCACACTTGAGGACCTGATGGCATTCGTGCCCGGCCCGGACCTGCCCACCGGCGGCATGATCGTGGGGCTCGACGGCGTGCGCGAGGCCTACCGCACCGGTCGCGGCGTCTTTAAGACCCGTGCCACTGCGCGCATTGAGAACGTCACCGCCCGCAAGAAGGGCATCGTGGTCACCGAGCTGCCCTACCTGGTGGGTCCCGAGAAGGTCATCGCCAAGATCAAGGAGGCTGTCTCCGCCAAGAAGCTCCAAGGCATCACCGACGTCGCCGACCTCACCGACCGTAAGAACGGCACCCGCCTAGTGATCGGCGTCAAAAACGGTTACAACCCAGAGGCCGTGCTCGCTCAGCTCTACAAGTACACGCCCTTGGAAGACTCCTTCGGTATCAACAACGTGTGCCTGGTGGACGGGCGGCCCTCCACCCTGGGCCTGCGCGATCTGCTGGACGTATTTGTCCGCCACCGTTTGGTGGTCGTGGAGCGCCGTACCCGCTTCCGCCTGGGCAAACGCAAGGAGCGTCAGCACCTAGTGGCAGGCCTGTTGGTGGCCATCGTCAACATTGACGAGGTCATTCAGTTGATCCGCTCCTCGGAGGACGCCGCCACCGCCCGCACCCGGCTCATGCAGGTTTTTGACCTCACCGACCCGCAAGTCACCTACATCCTGGAGTTGCAGCTGCGGCGCCTGACCAAGTTCTCCGTGATCGAGTTGGAGAAGGAACATGAGGAGCTGGCCAAGGAGATCACTGAGCTGGAGGCGATTCTAACCGACGATACCCTGCTGCGCCGTGTAGTCTCCGGTGAGCTAGCTGAGGTGGCGGAGCGCTTTGGCACACCGCGCCGCACCGTGCTGTTGGAAGCTCCTGGGGCTAGTGCTGGAGCCCTGGTCGATAACCTTGGTGCGCCGACTGGGGCTGGTGCTGGAGCCTCCCAGGCGGCTCTGCAGGCAGCGGTGACAGCGATGGCCAGTGCCACGGACGTCCCCCTGACCATTCCCGACACCCCCTGCCGGGTGCTGCTGTCCGCCACCAGCCTACTTGCTCGCACCACCGGGGACGAGCCGGTCCCGCGCACCGGCTCACGCCAGTCCCATGACGCGCTGGTGAGCCAGGTGCCCGCCACCGCGCGCGGCCAGGTTGGGGCAGTTACCGACGCGGGACGCCTCGTGCGCCTGGACGTGGTGCAGATGCCTGAGGTGCCGCGTCTTGAGGGTGCGCCGTCACTGGCTGGCGGCACGCCTGCAGGCCTGCTGGTGGATCTGGCGCCTGGGGAGAAAGTTGTTGGCATAGTGCCGATTGGCGACGGCGTAACCACACCGGTCACCCTGGCCACTGAGCAAGGTGTCATCAAGCGGGTCAAGCCTGGGGACGAACCCGCACGCGGAGACTCCTGGGAGATCATCTCCCTGGCCGACGGCGACCACCTGATCTTCGCAGGCACCTCCGCTGACACTGACCTCCTGGTGCTTGTTACCAGTGACGCCCAGCTGCTGCGCTTCGAGGCTGCCAAGGTACGTCCACAGGGCCGTGCCGCTGGTGGCATGGCAGGCATTGCCCTGCACGAGGGGGCGCGGGTGATCGCGGCAGCCAGCGTGCCAGATGAGCTGCTAGCGGAGGCCGTCGTCGTGACTGTGGCGGCATCTGAAGGGGCGCTGCCAGGCATGAACTCAGGCTCCGTGAAGGTAAGTCCGCTGGACCGCTACCCGGCCAAGGGGCGGGCCACTGGTGGCGTGCGGGCACAGCGCTTCTTGCGGGGGGAGGATGAGCTGGTGCTCGCCTGGGTTGGCGTCGGCCCGGCGCGGGCCGTGGGCGCTGACGGTCAGGGTGTGAAGCTACCGCCAGTGGACGAGCGCCGCGACGGTTCTGGAACGCCGCTCAGCGCCCCGGTGGCCGCGATCGGCTAA
- a CDS encoding GNAT family N-acetyltransferase, giving the protein MVPFYGTEHHAGTGLWSLLRSGPRSTMPNILRWRPLFAQDNPALAALIARAEAVDNPPYRTSEAETAEYFMDPSYAGVAGWDAEGVMRGFGLVRLRPGEEVYASMTGVVDPSWRDQGIGRALLRWQAERARHLIGLERAARTGGVGEPGPGHIVTTVLADDERMKSHLETMGLRPLRWYQELRRPLSLEMPQVELGAFLSVEPWTPEIDDAVLRAHNAATLESRGESGRALRLSPEEWAAGRTHVEPAWCFVVMDRSGDRARVAGYLRSARFEQDWEALGWREGYTDMLGVLADYRGRDVGRALLAAAMRAYAADGMDYAAAGVDSDNPTGAADLYEALGYQPTRGTILYGMDV; this is encoded by the coding sequence ATGGTCCCCTTCTACGGCACCGAGCACCACGCCGGGACCGGGCTGTGGTCCCTGCTGCGGTCCGGCCCGCGCTCCACCATGCCCAACATCCTGCGGTGGCGGCCTCTGTTCGCGCAGGACAACCCCGCGCTGGCGGCGCTGATCGCCCGGGCCGAGGCGGTGGACAACCCCCCGTACCGCACCAGCGAGGCAGAGACCGCCGAGTACTTCATGGACCCCAGCTACGCGGGCGTCGCCGGGTGGGACGCGGAGGGAGTCATGCGTGGCTTCGGTCTGGTGCGGCTGCGCCCTGGCGAGGAGGTGTACGCCTCCATGACCGGTGTGGTGGACCCGTCCTGGCGCGACCAGGGAATCGGGCGGGCCCTGCTGCGCTGGCAAGCGGAGCGGGCCCGCCACCTGATCGGCCTGGAACGGGCCGCCCGGACCGGGGGAGTGGGAGAGCCCGGGCCGGGGCACATCGTCACCACCGTACTGGCTGACGACGAGCGCATGAAGAGCCACCTGGAGACTATGGGGCTGCGCCCGCTGCGCTGGTACCAGGAGCTGCGGCGGCCCCTGTCACTGGAGATGCCGCAGGTGGAGCTGGGGGCCTTCCTGTCGGTTGAGCCGTGGACGCCGGAGATCGACGACGCCGTGCTGCGCGCCCACAACGCGGCGACCCTTGAGTCCCGGGGGGAATCCGGTCGGGCGCTGCGGCTCAGCCCCGAGGAATGGGCGGCGGGGCGCACCCACGTGGAGCCCGCCTGGTGCTTCGTGGTGATGGACCGTTCCGGGGACCGGGCCCGCGTGGCCGGGTACCTGCGCTCGGCGCGTTTCGAGCAGGACTGGGAAGCGCTGGGCTGGCGGGAGGGCTACACCGACATGCTGGGGGTCCTGGCGGACTACCGGGGACGGGACGTGGGCCGGGCGCTGCTGGCGGCGGCCATGCGCGCCTACGCGGCGGACGGCATGGACTACGCGGCGGCCGGCGTCGACTCCGACAACCCCACGGGCGCGGCTGACCTGTACGAAGCCCTCGGCTACCAGCCGACTCGCGGCACCATTCTCTACGGCATGGATGTCTGA
- a CDS encoding DNA gyrase/topoisomerase IV subunit B — translation MSSTATPAASPSDYSARHLSVLEGLEAVRKRPGMYIGSTDQRGLMHCVWEIVDNAVDEALEGHATKIEVTVHADGSIEVRDNGRGVPVDVEPSSGLTGVELVYTKLHAGGKFGGGSYGAAGGLHGVGASVVNALAARMDVEVDRGGKTYAMSFRRGVPGVFTDPSAGPSLAAPFAEYTKATELRVTGKVKRGVTGTRVRYWADPQIFPNPEQYDAAALRARLRQTSFLVPGLTLTLRDERDPQAVAAVLPHAAMAGQGAPEDATLRASAKNATEAPGDLFDTGAEDGVEVFQAKGGTADFVDFLATDASVTDTFRLTGEGTFTETVQQLDKRSGHLRPVEVDRTCGVDIALRWGIGYDTTERSFVNIIATPMGGTHLTGFEQALTKVLRKQIDANARALKITVRDGKIEKDDILAGLTAVVTVRVPEPQFEGQTKEVLGTAPVRNIVAKVVERELTAVLTSSKRDLKTQSRALQEKIVGEMRARVSARMHKEITRRKTALETSTLPAKLADCRSDDVAASELFIVEGDSALGTAKNARSSEFQALLPIRGKILNVQKASQADMLHNAECSAIIQVVGAGSGRTFDLSQARYGKVILMTDADVDGAHIRTLLLTLFFRYMRPMIEAGRVYAAVPPLHRVEVSAQGRRKKEIIYTYSDDELVRTLRRLEKQGRSFKEPQRYKGLGEMDAHQLAETTMEPEHRTLRRITLADEAMLAEAENVFELLMGSAVEPRRAFIVQGAEKVDRERIDA, via the coding sequence ATAAGCTCCACCGCCACACCTGCCGCCAGCCCCAGCGACTACTCCGCTCGGCACCTGTCCGTGCTAGAGGGGCTTGAGGCTGTGCGCAAGCGCCCCGGCATGTACATAGGCTCCACCGACCAGCGCGGCCTCATGCACTGCGTATGGGAGATCGTGGACAACGCCGTGGATGAGGCCCTAGAAGGCCATGCCACCAAGATCGAAGTCACTGTCCACGCGGACGGCTCCATCGAGGTACGGGACAACGGCCGCGGCGTGCCCGTGGACGTGGAGCCTTCCAGCGGCCTGACCGGCGTGGAACTCGTCTACACCAAGCTCCACGCGGGCGGAAAGTTCGGCGGCGGGTCCTACGGTGCGGCCGGTGGCCTACACGGGGTGGGGGCTTCTGTGGTCAACGCCCTGGCGGCCCGCATGGACGTGGAGGTGGACCGTGGCGGCAAAACCTATGCCATGAGTTTTCGGCGCGGCGTGCCCGGCGTCTTCACCGACCCTTCCGCCGGTCCCAGCCTGGCCGCCCCCTTTGCGGAGTACACCAAGGCCACGGAGCTGCGTGTCACCGGCAAGGTTAAACGCGGCGTCACCGGCACCCGCGTGCGCTACTGGGCTGATCCCCAGATATTCCCCAATCCTGAGCAGTATGACGCCGCCGCCCTGCGCGCGCGCCTGCGCCAAACCTCCTTCCTGGTGCCCGGCCTGACCCTCACCCTGCGTGACGAGCGTGATCCACAGGCCGTCGCCGCCGTCCTGCCCCACGCCGCCATGGCGGGGCAAGGGGCGCCTGAGGATGCCACCCTGCGCGCGAGCGCCAAGAATGCCACCGAGGCCCCCGGAGACCTGTTCGACACCGGCGCCGAGGACGGCGTCGAGGTGTTCCAAGCTAAAGGTGGCACCGCCGACTTTGTGGACTTCCTGGCCACCGACGCCTCCGTGACCGATACCTTCCGGCTCACCGGCGAAGGCACCTTCACCGAGACCGTCCAGCAGCTCGACAAACGCAGCGGGCACCTACGTCCCGTGGAGGTGGATCGCACCTGCGGCGTGGACATCGCCCTGCGCTGGGGGATCGGCTACGACACCACCGAACGTTCCTTCGTCAACATCATTGCCACCCCCATGGGTGGCACTCACCTGACCGGCTTCGAGCAGGCCCTGACCAAGGTGCTGCGCAAGCAGATCGACGCCAACGCCCGCGCCCTGAAGATCACCGTCCGCGACGGCAAGATCGAGAAGGATGACATCCTGGCGGGGCTGACCGCCGTCGTCACCGTGCGCGTGCCCGAGCCACAATTTGAAGGGCAGACCAAGGAGGTGCTGGGCACCGCCCCCGTGCGCAACATCGTGGCTAAGGTCGTGGAGCGTGAACTTACCGCTGTGCTCACGTCCTCCAAGCGTGACCTTAAGACCCAGTCCCGGGCCCTGCAGGAGAAGATCGTGGGGGAGATGCGGGCGCGAGTCAGCGCCCGCATGCACAAGGAGATCACCCGTCGCAAGACGGCCCTGGAGACCTCCACCCTGCCCGCCAAGCTCGCCGACTGCCGCAGCGACGACGTCGCCGCCTCTGAGTTGTTCATCGTGGAGGGCGACTCCGCGCTGGGCACCGCTAAGAACGCCCGCAGCTCCGAATTCCAGGCGCTCCTGCCGATCCGCGGCAAAATCCTCAACGTGCAAAAGGCCTCCCAGGCCGACATGCTGCACAACGCCGAGTGCTCGGCCATCATCCAGGTCGTGGGGGCAGGCAGCGGGCGCACCTTCGACCTGTCCCAGGCCCGCTACGGCAAGGTCATCCTCATGACCGACGCTGACGTGGACGGTGCCCACATCCGTACCCTGCTGCTGACCCTCTTCTTCCGCTACATGCGGCCCATGATCGAGGCCGGGCGCGTCTATGCTGCCGTGCCCCCGCTGCACCGAGTGGAGGTCAGTGCTCAGGGACGGCGCAAGAAGGAGATCATTTACACCTACTCCGACGACGAGTTGGTGCGCACCTTGCGGCGCCTGGAGAAGCAGGGGCGCAGCTTCAAGGAGCCGCAACGTTACAAGGGCCTAGGCGAGATGGATGCCCACCAGTTGGCGGAGACCACCATGGAGCCGGAGCACCGTACGCTGCGGCGGATCACCCTGGCCGACGAGGCCATGCTCGCTGAGGCGGAAAATGTCTTTGAGCTGCTGATGGGCTCCGCCGTGGAGCCCCGCCGGGCCTTCATCGTGCAGGGCGCGGAGAAGGTGGACCGCGAACGGATTGACGCCTGA
- a CDS encoding DUF7455 domain-containing protein → MSTTIPAVTESVTTTSVSTLPSPTSHTKRPLTTADRCDTCGAQAYFRVVLASGELLFCAHHGRKNAAALERVALFIQDESARLIQES, encoded by the coding sequence ATGAGCACGACTATCCCCGCCGTCACCGAATCGGTGACCACCACGTCTGTGTCCACCCTCCCCTCCCCCACCTCCCACACCAAGCGCCCCCTGACCACCGCTGACCGTTGTGACACCTGCGGCGCCCAGGCTTACTTCCGGGTGGTCCTGGCCTCCGGTGAATTGCTCTTCTGCGCCCACCACGGCCGCAAGAACGCTGCTGCCCTGGAGCGCGTGGCCCTGTTCATCCAGGATGAGAGCGCTCGTCTCATACAGGAGAGTTGA
- a CDS encoding RNA polymerase sigma factor, producing MASSTAQRKRSKTAPVDDIPEEEHEDDDIDLDEDLDRDLDKDLDDDLDEDDEVSSDEYVEDNDDDDEDSNEDSDDGSTEGDPESELPVEKRDYYLDVTLEEEGDGTKRKPFNNPAALKGVRLAPGATLYVRSRTIVENLEIAGHGTLEEPIVLAPYGHGPVPRFVLGDSAPMVARDFLTENGYVFRGWVIKGIKMEPSIAALTGDLERIRREQAEKEAARKGGKRRKNSEKDKDGGFTVSDSDEADEPAQKVVTAGATADPVKDYLKQIGKVALLNAAEEVELAKRIEAGMYAEHLLGTEGNELEARYRRELHWVAQDGQRAKNHLLEANLRLVVSLAKRYTGRGMLFLDLIQEGNLGLIRAVEKFDYTKGFKFSTYATWWIRQAITRAMADQARTIRIPVHMVEVINKLARVQRQMLQDLGREPTPEELAVELDMTPEKVIEVQKYGREPISLHTPLGEDGDSEFGDLIEDSEAVVPADAVSFTLLQEQLHAVLDTLSEREAGVVSMRFGLTDGQPKTLDEIGKVYGVTRERIRQIESKTMSKLRHPSRSQVLRDYLD from the coding sequence GTGGCTTCTTCCACCGCTCAGCGGAAGCGTAGCAAGACTGCCCCCGTGGACGATATCCCCGAGGAGGAGCATGAGGATGACGACATTGACCTGGACGAGGACCTGGATAGGGATCTGGATAAGGATCTCGACGACGACCTTGACGAGGACGACGAGGTCTCCAGCGACGAATATGTCGAAGATAACGACGATGACGACGAAGACTCTAACGAGGACTCAGATGACGGCTCCACGGAGGGGGACCCTGAGTCTGAGCTCCCTGTAGAAAAGCGCGACTACTACCTGGACGTCACCCTGGAGGAAGAAGGCGACGGGACCAAGCGCAAGCCTTTCAACAACCCTGCTGCCCTTAAGGGGGTGCGTCTGGCACCCGGCGCCACCCTGTACGTCCGCTCCCGCACCATCGTGGAGAACCTGGAGATCGCTGGCCACGGCACATTGGAGGAGCCCATTGTCCTGGCCCCCTACGGACATGGGCCTGTTCCGCGCTTCGTGCTGGGTGACTCCGCCCCTATGGTTGCCCGCGACTTCCTTACTGAGAACGGCTACGTCTTCCGTGGTTGGGTCATCAAGGGCATCAAGATGGAACCATCTATCGCCGCCCTCACCGGTGACCTGGAGCGGATCCGCCGCGAGCAGGCGGAGAAAGAGGCTGCCCGCAAGGGTGGTAAGCGCCGCAAGAACTCGGAGAAGGACAAGGACGGCGGCTTCACAGTTTCCGACTCCGATGAGGCTGACGAGCCCGCGCAGAAAGTGGTCACCGCCGGTGCCACCGCCGACCCGGTCAAGGACTACCTCAAGCAGATCGGTAAGGTTGCGCTGCTCAACGCCGCTGAGGAGGTGGAGCTTGCCAAGCGCATCGAGGCTGGCATGTATGCTGAGCATCTTCTAGGTACTGAGGGCAATGAGCTTGAGGCCCGCTACCGCCGTGAACTGCACTGGGTGGCGCAGGACGGTCAACGCGCCAAGAACCACCTGCTGGAGGCCAACCTGCGCCTGGTCGTCTCCCTGGCCAAGCGCTACACCGGCCGCGGCATGCTGTTCCTGGACCTGATCCAGGAAGGTAACTTGGGCCTGATCCGCGCGGTGGAGAAGTTCGACTACACCAAGGGCTTCAAGTTCTCCACCTACGCCACCTGGTGGATCCGCCAGGCCATCACCCGCGCCATGGCGGACCAGGCCCGCACCATCCGTATCCCCGTGCATATGGTGGAGGTCATCAACAAGCTGGCCCGCGTGCAGCGCCAGATGCTCCAGGACCTGGGCCGTGAGCCCACCCCGGAGGAGCTGGCCGTGGAGCTGGACATGACCCCGGAGAAGGTCATTGAGGTGCAGAAGTACGGGCGTGAACCCATCAGCCTGCACACGCCGCTCGGTGAGGACGGTGACAGTGAGTTCGGTGACCTCATTGAGGACTCTGAGGCCGTGGTGCCCGCCGATGCTGTCTCCTTCACCCTGTTGCAGGAGCAGCTGCACGCCGTGCTGGACACGCTCTCCGAGCGTGAAGCAGGCGTGGTATCCATGCGCTTCGGCCTCACCGACGGGCAGCCCAAAACCCTGGACGAGATCGGCAAGGTCTACGGCGTCACCCGTGAGCGCATCCGCCAGATCGAGTCCAAGACCATGAGCAAGCTGCGCCACCCCTCGCGCAGCCAGGTCCTGCGCGACTACCTGGATTGA
- a CDS encoding polyprenyl synthetase family protein has product MAELPARLGSIIPLVDARILQALESRRQRWTHLASATDELISAATALTSGGKRLRAVLASVGYASLNHRSADENRRARFMTSPQVISLGAALELYQASALIHDDVIDDAPTRRGQPATHIHLANLHQDSGWLGTAHSFGRSGALLLGDLMLSAAMEIMDEAAQVVADSNPSCAHEARAAFNAMTAEVAVGQYLDLRAEVLPLPALSEDPMTAGLRMERQALTVIIHKSARYSVTHPLVIGALLSGAIPYSPALSALSRFGEELGVAFQLRDDELGVFGDPKVTGKPAGGDLVEGKRTVLLAQAWRRTDDAGRELLRTVLGNSEATEAQVTSATELIEQCGAREELEERITDLTAAALRTLDGLRFALHPAADEDLRALTGLLADRRA; this is encoded by the coding sequence ATGGCAGAGCTTCCAGCACGCCTGGGATCGATCATCCCCTTGGTCGACGCCAGGATCCTCCAGGCCCTTGAGTCCCGCCGCCAGCGCTGGACCCACCTGGCCTCCGCGACAGACGAGCTCATTAGCGCCGCCACCGCCCTTACGTCCGGTGGGAAACGCCTCCGGGCTGTGCTCGCCAGCGTAGGCTACGCCTCCCTCAACCACCGCTCGGCTGACGAGAACCGCCGCGCTCGCTTCATGACTTCCCCACAGGTCATTTCCCTTGGTGCCGCCTTGGAGCTCTACCAGGCCAGTGCCCTGATCCACGACGACGTCATCGATGATGCTCCCACCAGGCGCGGCCAACCCGCCACGCACATCCACCTGGCTAACCTCCACCAGGACTCCGGCTGGCTCGGGACGGCTCACAGCTTCGGACGCTCCGGTGCCCTCCTGCTGGGGGACTTAATGCTCTCGGCCGCCATGGAGATCATGGATGAGGCCGCCCAGGTGGTTGCTGACTCTAACCCCAGTTGCGCTCACGAGGCGCGTGCAGCATTCAACGCCATGACGGCGGAGGTGGCCGTGGGTCAGTACCTGGACCTGCGGGCTGAGGTGCTGCCGCTTCCCGCTCTCTCAGAGGATCCGATGACAGCGGGGCTGCGCATGGAACGTCAAGCCTTGACCGTCATCATTCACAAGTCCGCCCGCTACTCCGTGACGCACCCGCTGGTGATTGGCGCTTTGCTGTCTGGTGCGATCCCCTACTCCCCTGCACTGTCCGCACTGTCCCGCTTCGGTGAGGAGCTGGGGGTCGCCTTCCAGCTGCGCGACGACGAGTTGGGGGTCTTCGGGGACCCAAAGGTCACCGGGAAGCCAGCGGGCGGTGACCTAGTGGAGGGCAAACGCACCGTCCTACTGGCGCAGGCTTGGCGCCGCACTGACGACGCCGGTCGCGAGCTCCTGCGCACAGTCCTAGGTAACTCCGAGGCGACGGAAGCTCAGGTCACTTCCGCGACAGAGCTCATTGAGCAGTGTGGCGCACGTGAGGAGTTGGAGGAGCGAATCACCGATCTGACCGCTGCCGCGCTACGGACCCTGGACGGATTGCGTTTCGCCCTGCACCCTGCGGCCGACGAGGACCTGCGGGCCCTGACTGGTCTGCTAGCCGACCGGCGCGCATAG